Proteins encoded together in one Fibrobacter sp. UWB10 window:
- a CDS encoding fibro-slime domain-containing protein encodes MKCKNFFRGLALCLTLLVVNTFAQDCVAIAHVIYDGNNLFYADNEANFKYKQLSKEDDGTFKVCFTQERLEGSDRQGREDVRQLRFGSFCVEGKDSCTTYLNEGHEPFLAELFPEYKNGVDSQQVYQVWIQINPDGTLTTTTTKPVIVEPAKKTIRFLAPWSNTGVVIMLNGKADYTTPVGSPYCGWFEYRAVLTPKDAFVSFKQTIGDLHIGAEGASKEEIPVEQEIRLDSLLQISDTVWIVGSKYNEPELYTAFPGELGDCPIKKLPVMMFDWLHGDGSDEENTIAQAGTTSQDFGTGGCKNDNGHQIMKGMVERELGPNGVPVPASNFPSNCKVTEHLGNWFLPEAIQGSDGNMYTNATCRDLELSLTDDGFWFGQKNTESPERGLFFLDDFQYLDEAGTIPNPMYDNITSDYGTHNYGFTMKIQATFEYVPGQYFEFLGDDDVWVFINNKLVVDIGGQHTQIEGKVKLDTIGKNNPADKLIPGETYSFHIFYAERHRNESNFKMRTSMDLKAEASMFLTDLSDDPKLIIKEVWQLVRETVLACDFSASPEKQHTERGPSNFTLYGKSLDKNGVALKTLDSAYYSGITVSNDFTMITIDTKAITKAQALPPGNYYVRVRLKSNPDDYKDIPFTIEPYELPNIAFASVKDSTYFIVDFDTQDTIHFDKYWNAFGDELSRDISSDTLPINLDKTEKLWAGRSYPVHVMYAEEWASIYSGIAVKITTSTPNLVVCDSMGNPVSEVVLMEGRASFFVKATDEVVNATLTLNCYGAKNKEVHWTNINIAVPPVPQVETAYIFDRTGEGRADSIWIKFNKPLGGQSVLDSLTFTFGPEDFGSYKATYKDGELTATVTATGVGFGSIIYTGKETADAQYLGKIDTIWYTYTDEEGKKSPFWVEGALTDKVGPVITSAEVKYLKDGNTQLTMKFSEGVSGTDATTDLFRFHCWKNNVQDSAVKSASDILTTPENEWKLIFPKGLDTDVIPAVGDSVRFMPPSQLGLALDLVGVGPHELNPWVRVTGEQKVTVTSPKVVSLSTESPAFETAREIIRNEVATVPKLVGGETVLTAEQVAAEYGTQGHYLGDLDMAELVENEIAEISKVVKESNMLVDKDEAEAAEEAGTTPKTYTLEEVIAKVDNGQMSIKEAKKQYGLSEVIVDAYENGLLTSHNLKNYQSGTPADIQQIVSSVADKTELRYEAIYYSSLGHYVNSHSGIITCNADIFKEGGKQNCLDNDGKLFLAWNMRSNSGRLASTGVYIARLKFRIKVNTKVITDRTQDFLWGVRRGQVNAIDLGI; translated from the coding sequence ATGAAGTGCAAAAACTTTTTCCGGGGTTTGGCATTATGCTTGACCCTTTTAGTTGTTAACACATTTGCGCAGGACTGTGTTGCCATAGCCCATGTTATTTACGATGGCAATAACCTTTTCTACGCCGATAACGAAGCCAATTTCAAGTATAAACAACTGAGCAAAGAAGACGACGGTACGTTTAAAGTCTGCTTCACTCAGGAACGTCTTGAAGGTTCCGACCGACAGGGTAGAGAAGACGTGCGCCAACTGCGTTTCGGTTCTTTCTGCGTCGAAGGCAAGGATTCCTGCACCACGTACTTGAACGAAGGCCATGAACCTTTCCTCGCCGAGCTGTTCCCCGAATACAAGAACGGTGTCGACAGCCAGCAGGTCTACCAGGTCTGGATTCAGATCAATCCCGACGGTACGCTTACCACCACGACGACCAAACCGGTAATCGTGGAACCCGCAAAAAAGACGATTCGCTTCTTGGCTCCGTGGAGCAACACGGGCGTGGTCATTATGCTGAACGGCAAGGCCGACTATACCACTCCGGTGGGTAGCCCCTACTGCGGTTGGTTCGAATATCGCGCCGTACTGACACCCAAGGACGCCTTCGTTTCGTTCAAGCAAACGATTGGTGATTTGCATATCGGCGCCGAAGGTGCCTCCAAGGAAGAAATCCCTGTGGAACAGGAAATCCGACTGGATTCCTTGCTCCAGATTTCTGACACCGTTTGGATTGTCGGCTCCAAGTACAACGAACCCGAACTTTATACGGCATTCCCCGGCGAACTCGGCGACTGCCCCATCAAAAAGCTCCCGGTCATGATGTTCGACTGGTTGCATGGCGATGGTTCTGACGAAGAAAACACAATTGCCCAGGCCGGCACTACAAGCCAGGACTTCGGTACGGGCGGATGCAAGAACGACAATGGCCACCAGATTATGAAGGGCATGGTCGAACGCGAACTGGGCCCCAACGGCGTTCCCGTTCCGGCGTCCAATTTCCCGAGCAACTGCAAGGTGACAGAACACCTCGGCAACTGGTTCTTGCCCGAAGCTATTCAAGGTAGCGACGGCAACATGTACACCAACGCCACTTGCCGCGACTTGGAACTTTCCTTGACCGACGATGGTTTCTGGTTCGGTCAGAAGAATACCGAAAGCCCCGAAAGAGGTTTGTTCTTCTTGGACGACTTCCAGTACCTCGATGAAGCTGGCACCATCCCGAACCCCATGTACGACAACATCACCTCTGACTATGGTACGCACAACTACGGCTTCACCATGAAGATCCAGGCTACCTTCGAATACGTGCCTGGTCAGTACTTTGAATTCTTGGGTGACGACGACGTTTGGGTGTTCATCAACAACAAACTGGTGGTGGACATCGGTGGTCAGCATACGCAGATTGAAGGTAAAGTCAAGCTTGATACCATTGGCAAGAACAATCCTGCAGACAAGCTAATTCCTGGCGAAACATACTCCTTCCACATTTTCTACGCGGAACGTCACCGCAACGAATCGAACTTCAAGATGCGCACTTCTATGGACTTGAAGGCCGAAGCAAGCATGTTCCTTACGGACCTGTCTGATGACCCGAAGTTGATTATCAAGGAAGTGTGGCAACTGGTGCGCGAAACGGTTCTCGCTTGCGACTTCTCTGCAAGCCCCGAAAAGCAGCACACGGAACGCGGCCCGTCTAACTTTACGCTTTACGGCAAGAGCCTCGACAAGAACGGTGTCGCTCTCAAGACGCTCGATTCCGCCTACTACAGCGGCATTACGGTAAGCAACGATTTCACGATGATTACCATCGACACCAAGGCTATCACGAAGGCTCAAGCTCTGCCGCCGGGAAACTACTACGTTCGCGTGCGCCTCAAGAGCAACCCGGATGACTACAAGGATATTCCGTTCACCATTGAACCTTACGAACTGCCGAACATTGCATTTGCAAGCGTCAAGGATTCGACCTACTTTATCGTAGACTTCGATACGCAGGATACAATACACTTCGACAAGTACTGGAACGCATTTGGTGACGAACTCAGTCGCGATATTTCGAGCGATACCCTGCCCATCAACCTCGACAAAACCGAAAAGCTCTGGGCCGGTCGTTCTTATCCTGTTCACGTGATGTACGCCGAAGAATGGGCCTCCATTTACAGCGGCATTGCAGTCAAGATTACGACCTCGACTCCGAACCTTGTCGTATGCGATTCTATGGGTAACCCCGTTAGCGAAGTGGTGCTCATGGAAGGCCGCGCTTCGTTCTTTGTCAAGGCAACCGACGAAGTTGTTAACGCAACGCTTACTCTTAATTGCTACGGTGCAAAGAACAAAGAAGTTCATTGGACAAACATCAACATTGCTGTGCCGCCGGTACCGCAGGTTGAAACCGCCTATATCTTTGACCGCACGGGCGAAGGCCGCGCCGACAGTATTTGGATCAAGTTCAACAAGCCGCTTGGTGGCCAGAGTGTTCTGGACTCGCTCACGTTCACGTTCGGTCCCGAAGATTTCGGCTCTTACAAGGCAACCTACAAGGATGGCGAACTGACCGCAACGGTGACGGCAACTGGAGTTGGCTTTGGCTCTATCATTTATACTGGTAAGGAAACTGCCGACGCCCAGTACTTGGGCAAGATCGATACCATCTGGTACACCTATACCGACGAAGAAGGCAAAAAGTCTCCGTTCTGGGTCGAAGGCGCCTTGACCGATAAGGTGGGCCCGGTAATCACCTCTGCCGAAGTCAAGTACCTCAAAGACGGTAACACCCAGCTGACCATGAAGTTCAGCGAAGGCGTTAGCGGCACCGATGCTACTACCGACTTGTTCCGATTCCATTGCTGGAAAAACAACGTGCAGGATAGCGCTGTCAAGAGTGCAAGCGACATTCTGACAACGCCTGAAAACGAATGGAAGCTGATTTTCCCGAAGGGTCTCGATACCGACGTGATTCCGGCTGTGGGTGACTCCGTGCGCTTTATGCCGCCGTCTCAGTTGGGCTTGGCTCTTGACCTTGTGGGTGTAGGCCCGCACGAATTGAACCCCTGGGTTCGCGTGACTGGCGAACAGAAGGTGACTGTCACGAGCCCGAAGGTGGTAAGCCTTTCTACGGAATCTCCCGCTTTCGAAACGGCCCGCGAAATCATCAGAAACGAAGTGGCAACCGTTCCCAAGTTGGTAGGTGGCGAAACCGTGCTCACGGCTGAACAGGTGGCCGCTGAATACGGCACGCAGGGGCACTACTTGGGCGACCTCGACATGGCCGAACTCGTGGAAAACGAAATCGCCGAAATTTCGAAGGTCGTAAAAGAATCCAACATGCTTGTGGATAAGGACGAAGCCGAGGCTGCTGAAGAAGCTGGCACCACTCCGAAAACCTACACCTTGGAAGAGGTCATTGCTAAGGTCGATAACGGTCAAATGTCCATCAAGGAAGCTAAAAAGCAATATGGCTTGAGCGAAGTCATTGTTGACGCTTACGAAAATGGCCTGCTGACCAGTCATAACCTGAAAAACTACCAGAGCGGCACTCCGGCTGATATCCAGCAGATTGTGAGCTCTGTGGCCGACAAGACCGAACTGCGCTACGAAGCGATTTACTATTCGAGCCTCGGTCATTACGTGAACAGCCATTCGGGCATCATCACCTGTAACGCCGACATCTTCAAGGAAGGTGGCAAGCAGAACTGCCTCGACAACGACGGCAAACTCTTCTTGGCTTGGAACATGCGTTCCAATAGCGGTCGCCTTGCATCGACAGGTGTCTACATTGCCCGCCTCAAGTTCCGTATCAAGGTGAACACCAAGGTCATTACCGACCGCACCCAGGACTTCCTCTGGGGTGTGCGTCGCGGTCAGGTGAACGCCATCGACCTCGGAATTTAA
- a CDS encoding STAS domain-containing protein has translation MQINKTTENDKLTIALEGRLDTLTAPQLDAEIQGKLDGVKSLVFDFKKLAYISSAGLRILLMAQKIMNKQGSMVVKNASSEIKEIFEVTGFCDILTIE, from the coding sequence ATGCAAATCAACAAGACTACCGAAAACGATAAGCTGACCATTGCACTCGAAGGTCGCCTGGACACCCTGACCGCCCCGCAGCTCGACGCTGAAATCCAGGGCAAGCTCGACGGCGTGAAGTCGCTGGTGTTCGACTTCAAGAAACTCGCTTACATTTCTTCTGCAGGCCTGCGCATTCTGCTCATGGCCCAGAAGATTATGAACAAGCAGGGCTCCATGGTCGTAAAGAACGCAAGCTCCGAAATCAAGGAAATTTTCGAAGTGACCGGTTTCTGCGACATTCTGACCATCGAATAA
- a CDS encoding Rne/Rng family ribonuclease, with the protein MANKCKRGILISKTPYEKRIAIMEDGELVELVVEGVSSNRVLGNIYKGVVQKVLPALKAAFIDIGLEKAGFLHQEDAMDRNELLRREYGDDDDEGGSSKEVSIDEILQEGQEIMVQVVKEPISTKGARLTTHLSFAGRFLVCMPGTNFIGVSKRERDPAKRREFKKVVRRLKGRDVGYIVRTNGLNESEFEINKQMRELESKWEQTKYNFENQPAETCIYEESDSIEQTVREYFSDNTDYVYIDNRDEYFALREYLKVLSPDKLDKVKLWSSNESLFEYFKIENDYARSLQRQVPLPRGGNLVIEQTEALVSIDVNTGPKVHGKDQGKIILETNIDACYEIAKQLRLRDVGGLIIIDFIDMETEEDNEKVFQEFRKAIRRDKAPISPAPISQFGLMEVTRKRVRVNLMTEKTERCPVCDGDGRIATLESTLGMIDRWMARAKAKGKLREVTLVVSAQVIDVLCKDHNRMFNYLEYKHGMSISLVEDEHAHINQFWFYDKNNEDITDLYKFV; encoded by the coding sequence ATGGCAAATAAGTGCAAGCGCGGAATTTTGATTAGTAAGACCCCTTACGAAAAACGTATCGCCATCATGGAAGACGGCGAACTCGTTGAACTTGTCGTCGAGGGTGTATCTTCTAATCGAGTTCTGGGCAATATTTATAAGGGCGTGGTCCAGAAGGTGCTTCCGGCACTCAAGGCTGCGTTCATTGATATTGGCCTCGAAAAGGCAGGCTTTTTGCATCAAGAAGACGCCATGGACCGAAACGAACTCCTCCGTCGCGAATATGGCGACGACGATGATGAAGGCGGTTCTTCCAAGGAAGTCTCGATTGACGAAATTCTGCAAGAAGGCCAGGAAATCATGGTTCAGGTGGTCAAGGAACCGATTAGCACCAAGGGTGCCCGTCTGACCACGCACCTGAGCTTTGCAGGTCGTTTCCTCGTGTGCATGCCGGGCACCAACTTCATTGGGGTGTCCAAGCGTGAACGCGACCCGGCCAAGCGCCGCGAATTCAAGAAGGTGGTCCGCCGCCTCAAGGGTCGCGACGTGGGCTATATCGTTCGTACCAACGGTTTGAACGAATCCGAATTCGAAATCAACAAGCAGATGCGTGAACTCGAAAGCAAGTGGGAACAGACGAAGTACAACTTCGAAAACCAGCCTGCCGAAACCTGCATCTACGAAGAATCCGATTCGATTGAACAGACTGTCCGCGAATACTTCAGCGATAACACCGACTACGTGTATATCGATAACCGCGACGAATACTTTGCTCTGCGCGAATACCTCAAGGTGCTCTCGCCGGACAAGCTCGACAAGGTGAAGCTCTGGAGTTCCAACGAAAGCCTGTTCGAATACTTCAAGATCGAAAACGACTACGCACGTTCCCTGCAGCGTCAGGTACCGCTTCCGCGTGGTGGTAACCTCGTGATCGAACAGACCGAAGCATTGGTGTCTATCGACGTGAACACCGGTCCGAAGGTGCATGGCAAGGACCAGGGCAAGATTATCCTCGAAACCAACATTGACGCCTGCTACGAAATCGCAAAGCAGCTGCGTCTGCGTGACGTGGGCGGCCTGATTATTATCGACTTTATCGATATGGAAACCGAAGAAGACAACGAAAAGGTCTTCCAGGAATTCCGCAAGGCAATCCGCCGCGACAAGGCCCCGATTAGCCCCGCTCCCATCAGCCAGTTTGGCCTCATGGAAGTCACCCGTAAGCGCGTCCGCGTGAACCTGATGACCGAAAAGACCGAACGCTGCCCGGTGTGCGACGGCGACGGCCGCATTGCAACGCTCGAATCCACGCTCGGCATGATCGACCGCTGGATGGCACGCGCCAAGGCCAAGGGCAAGCTCCGCGAAGTCACTCTCGTGGTAAGCGCTCAGGTGATCGACGTGCTCTGCAAGGACCACAACCGCATGTTCAACTACTTGGAATACAAGCATGGCATGAGCATCAGCCTGGTCGAAGACGAGCACGCCCACATCAACCAGTTCTGGTTCTACGACAAGAACAACGAAGACATTACCGACCTCTACAAGTTCGTGTAA
- a CDS encoding SpoIIE family protein phosphatase: MGFNFRGLAFKQSMMILAAITVVFGLIFGIMSYKTQDMLNKMTTENGEEISRANVNYIDKLFNAGKVIGEDLSKKVSEHPMTKADMDDFLMQSLFNARNLIPQVVAVVVAYEPGMGPETPEGEYMRLARFDHVDTKLVSGANYQDKEWYYSVRDGKKSRWQEPFIGEFVPEPIAVYTAPIFKKGNNGEDVLIGVLAVDMSIEFLKDEVGSIPVSNSGYAMITTTKNVAVAYPKSIAQGKRNRDIVVREKRGQKQVNFDRNGRDSSGLFIGSVAGGEESAIYYTTIHSTNWTFMVVWPIQKYLEDQSAMRKLFLMMALGGYVIILIILLLISFRVAKPLKDLAIAARKLGHGNFDVAIPHITGHDEVAEFAWAFSNMLTELKDNIEKQKDMKRIERELDLARNIQLSMLPGEEREENSDDDRHELAPFLLPAKEVGGDFYDFFKIDNDHLCVVIADVSGKGVPAALFMMVSRIILRTMTKNLKSINEAFNKTNYALAKRNRLNMFVTVWAGIIDLRTGHIDFASAGHNPPVVRHNDGTAEFIPSKSGIVMAAMDDTIYKQQSYDLKPGDTLFLYTDGVTEATNNNNVLFGDNRLLEIIRKGGEQSPADTCALVKKEIDNFVQDVPQFDDITMLAVKFNGIDEPVWERYEKTIDVSDNGKSHALKTFVEDILTPMDGAKKMQMQDAWERYEKIVDVIPENQDILTAFVEGILAPMEGSMKSQMQINIAIDEIYSNIVKFSGATEVTLIVEIRKATLSARLTFIDNGKPYDPIKQADPDITLSAEEREVGGLGIFIVKKTMDSVCYRRNGDHNELAITKTL; this comes from the coding sequence ATGGGATTTAATTTCCGCGGGCTCGCTTTTAAGCAGTCCATGATGATTCTTGCAGCCATTACGGTCGTATTCGGTCTGATCTTTGGCATCATGAGCTACAAGACTCAGGACATGCTGAACAAAATGACCACCGAAAACGGCGAAGAAATCAGCCGCGCCAACGTCAACTACATCGACAAGCTCTTTAACGCGGGCAAGGTCATTGGCGAAGACCTTTCCAAAAAAGTGAGCGAGCACCCCATGACCAAGGCGGACATGGATGACTTTTTGATGCAATCGCTCTTTAATGCCCGCAACCTGATTCCCCAAGTGGTTGCCGTGGTGGTCGCCTACGAACCGGGAATGGGCCCCGAAACCCCGGAAGGCGAATACATGCGACTCGCCCGCTTTGACCACGTTGATACCAAGCTTGTATCTGGCGCGAACTACCAGGACAAGGAATGGTACTACAGCGTAAGGGACGGCAAAAAGAGCCGCTGGCAGGAACCCTTCATTGGCGAATTTGTCCCGGAACCGATTGCAGTCTATACAGCGCCTATTTTCAAGAAAGGCAATAATGGCGAAGACGTGCTGATTGGTGTGCTTGCCGTAGACATGTCAATTGAATTCCTTAAAGACGAAGTCGGGTCTATTCCTGTTTCGAACTCGGGATACGCCATGATCACCACAACCAAAAACGTGGCTGTCGCCTACCCGAAAAGCATTGCGCAGGGCAAAAGGAACCGCGATATCGTTGTCAGAGAAAAACGGGGACAAAAGCAAGTTAATTTTGACCGCAATGGCCGTGATAGCAGCGGACTGTTTATAGGCTCGGTTGCCGGCGGCGAAGAATCAGCTATTTACTACACCACGATTCATTCGACCAACTGGACATTCATGGTCGTGTGGCCCATTCAAAAATACTTGGAAGACCAAAGCGCCATGCGCAAGCTGTTCCTGATGATGGCTCTCGGTGGCTATGTCATTATACTCATCATTCTCTTGCTGATTTCGTTCCGTGTAGCAAAGCCGCTCAAGGACTTGGCCATTGCCGCCCGCAAACTTGGACACGGAAACTTTGATGTTGCAATTCCGCATATTACAGGCCACGACGAGGTGGCTGAATTTGCATGGGCATTCTCGAACATGTTGACCGAACTCAAGGACAACATTGAAAAGCAGAAGGACATGAAGCGTATCGAGCGCGAACTGGACCTCGCCCGAAACATTCAACTTTCGATGCTGCCCGGCGAAGAACGCGAAGAAAATTCCGACGACGACCGCCACGAGCTCGCTCCGTTCCTGCTCCCTGCCAAGGAAGTGGGCGGCGACTTCTACGACTTCTTTAAAATCGACAACGATCATTTGTGCGTCGTGATTGCAGACGTGTCTGGCAAGGGCGTGCCCGCAGCACTATTCATGATGGTATCGCGCATTATCTTGCGCACCATGACCAAGAACTTGAAGTCGATCAACGAAGCGTTCAACAAGACGAACTACGCTCTTGCAAAGCGCAACCGCTTGAACATGTTCGTAACCGTGTGGGCAGGCATTATCGACTTGCGCACGGGACACATTGACTTTGCATCGGCTGGACACAATCCGCCTGTTGTACGACACAACGACGGCACCGCCGAATTTATTCCGAGCAAGTCGGGCATTGTCATGGCCGCCATGGATGATACAATCTACAAGCAACAGAGTTACGACCTTAAGCCGGGTGACACCCTGTTCCTTTACACCGACGGCGTCACCGAGGCGACCAACAACAACAATGTACTGTTCGGCGACAACAGGCTCCTTGAAATTATAAGAAAGGGTGGCGAACAAAGCCCCGCCGACACCTGTGCGTTGGTCAAGAAAGAAATCGACAACTTTGTACAAGACGTTCCGCAATTCGACGACATCACCATGCTCGCCGTCAAGTTCAACGGAATTGACGAACCCGTTTGGGAACGCTACGAAAAGACTATCGATGTTTCCGACAACGGCAAGAGCCATGCGCTCAAGACGTTTGTCGAAGACATCCTTACACCAATGGATGGAGCAAAGAAAATGCAAATGCAAGACGCCTGGGAGCGCTATGAAAAAATTGTGGATGTGATTCCCGAAAACCAAGACATCTTAACGGCATTCGTCGAAGGAATCTTGGCTCCTATGGAAGGATCCATGAAATCGCAGATGCAAATTAACATTGCGATTGACGAAATCTATAGTAACATTGTGAAGTTCTCGGGAGCAACCGAAGTGACACTGATTGTGGAAATCCGCAAGGCAACGCTTTCGGCAAGACTCACCTTTATTGACAACGGTAAACCTTACGACCCGATCAAGCAGGCCGACCCCGATATTACGCTGTCTGCCGAAGAACGTGAAGTCGGCGGTCTTGGAATATTCATTGTGAAGAAAACCATGGACAGCGTATGTTACCGCAGAAACGGGGACCACAACGAATTGGCAATCACCAAGACCTTGTAA
- the pta gene encoding phosphate acetyltransferase has translation MNRVYLVASANMEAKVKEVMDAVAAAGLIGATYKPCVNGAEAVKELKAHNSAVLMEKIAADFLSQDFDSVDAVVVEGAQGMSDVMAQKYNDSLATALDAKIYSDGEDADLFCPKRLLACCKCLAKDLAEAPAERKTSQAMFRAGLLLKASKAKKRIVLPEGSEPRTVQAAKLVIDRKIAVPVLIGKKDEIFAVAKEQGVALPADIEIIEPSAELAEKYVPTLVELRKSKGMTEDQARAALADNVMLGTMMLKMGEVDGLVSGAIHSTADTLRPALQVIKCAPGVKSVSSVFFMCMPDKTYIYGDCAINLNPTAEELAGIAQQCDDTAKAFGLPSRVALLSYSTMNSGKGPDADLVREATKIVKEARPEMLVDGPLQYDAATVPSVGSLKAPGSTVAGKATVFVFPSLSAGNIGYKAVQRSAHGTIAIGPMLQGLAKPVNDLSRGALVEDIVYTIALTAVQAN, from the coding sequence ATGAATCGAGTGTATTTGGTCGCCTCCGCCAATATGGAAGCCAAAGTCAAAGAAGTCATGGACGCTGTAGCCGCCGCCGGCCTGATTGGCGCGACCTACAAGCCCTGCGTGAATGGTGCCGAAGCTGTCAAGGAACTGAAGGCCCACAATTCCGCCGTGCTCATGGAAAAGATTGCAGCCGACTTCCTTTCGCAGGACTTTGATTCCGTAGACGCCGTGGTGGTCGAAGGTGCACAGGGCATGAGCGACGTGATGGCCCAGAAGTACAATGACTCTTTGGCAACCGCCCTCGATGCTAAGATTTATTCTGACGGCGAAGACGCTGACTTGTTCTGCCCCAAGCGCCTGCTCGCTTGCTGCAAGTGCCTCGCCAAGGATTTGGCTGAAGCCCCGGCCGAACGCAAGACCAGCCAGGCCATGTTCCGCGCTGGATTGCTCTTGAAGGCTTCTAAGGCTAAAAAGCGCATCGTGCTCCCTGAAGGTTCTGAACCGCGTACCGTGCAGGCCGCAAAGCTCGTGATTGACCGCAAGATCGCAGTGCCGGTACTCATCGGCAAGAAGGACGAAATCTTTGCTGTGGCAAAGGAACAGGGCGTTGCTCTCCCGGCTGACATTGAAATTATTGAACCGTCTGCAGAACTTGCTGAAAAGTATGTGCCGACTCTCGTGGAACTCCGCAAGTCGAAGGGCATGACCGAAGACCAGGCACGCGCAGCACTCGCCGACAACGTAATGCTTGGCACCATGATGCTGAAGATGGGCGAAGTCGATGGCCTTGTTTCTGGCGCTATCCACTCTACCGCCGACACCTTGCGCCCCGCTTTGCAGGTGATCAAGTGCGCTCCGGGCGTGAAGTCCGTGAGCTCTGTGTTCTTTATGTGCATGCCGGACAAGACTTACATTTACGGCGACTGCGCCATTAACCTGAACCCGACCGCCGAAGAACTCGCTGGCATCGCTCAGCAGTGCGACGACACCGCTAAGGCCTTCGGCCTCCCCAGCCGTGTCGCCTTGCTCAGCTACAGCACCATGAACAGCGGCAAGGGCCCGGATGCAGACCTGGTTCGCGAAGCTACCAAGATTGTGAAGGAAGCCCGCCCCGAAATGCTGGTGGATGGCCCGCTGCAGTACGACGCCGCGACCGTGCCGAGCGTTGGTTCCCTGAAGGCCCCGGGCAGCACCGTCGCCGGCAAGGCTACTGTGTTCGTGTTCCCGAGTCTTTCTGCCGGTAACATTGGCTACAAGGCTGTGCAGCGCAGTGCCCATGGCACGATTGCTATTGGCCCGATGTTGCAGGGCTTGGCTAAGCCGGTGAACGACCTTAGCCGCGGCGCCCTCGTGGAAGACATCGTTTACACGATTGCCCTCACAGCGGTACAGGCTAATTAA